A region from the Hypericibacter adhaerens genome encodes:
- the amaB gene encoding L-piperidine-6-carboxylate dehydrogenase, with amino-acid sequence MGHRDILIACGLTPAEIEGGAMAVRTPIDGAEIARLKTHGAADIAPLIAKAKTAFERWRQVPAPRRGELVRLFGEELRANKEKLGRLVTLEAGKILQEGLGEVQEMIDICDFAVGLSRQLYGLTIASERPGHSMRETWHPMGVCGVITAFNFPVAPWAWNAALAFVCGDPVIWKPSEKTPLCALAVAKIFERAAKKFGGDAPEGLLQVVIGGRETGQILVESRDVPIVSATGSTAMGRAVSPRVAERFGRAILELGGNNAMIVAPSADLELALCAIVFSAVGTAGQRCTSLRRLILHESVHDTLLPRLTAVYGKLPIGDPLTQGVLVGPLIDAAAFAGMSKALEQAKKEGGTLHGGGRALADRYPNAHYVHPAIVEMPSQTEIVRHETFAPILYVMKYRELAEAIALHNAVPQGLASCIFSTDIRETETFLSAVGSDCGIANVNIGPSGAEIGGAFGGEKETGGGRESGSDAWKGYMRRQTNTVNYSRALPLAQGIKFEI; translated from the coding sequence ATGGGGCATAGAGACATTCTCATCGCCTGCGGTCTGACGCCGGCCGAGATCGAGGGCGGTGCGATGGCCGTGCGCACGCCGATCGACGGCGCGGAGATCGCGCGCCTCAAGACCCATGGCGCCGCCGACATCGCGCCCCTGATCGCGAAGGCCAAGACGGCGTTCGAGCGCTGGCGCCAGGTGCCGGCGCCGCGCCGCGGCGAGCTGGTGCGGCTGTTCGGGGAGGAGCTGCGCGCCAACAAGGAGAAGCTCGGCCGCCTGGTCACGCTCGAGGCCGGCAAGATCCTGCAGGAAGGCCTGGGCGAGGTGCAGGAGATGATCGATATCTGCGACTTCGCCGTGGGCCTCTCGCGCCAGCTCTACGGCCTCACCATCGCCTCCGAGCGGCCCGGCCATTCGATGCGCGAGACCTGGCATCCGATGGGCGTCTGCGGCGTCATCACCGCCTTCAATTTCCCGGTGGCGCCCTGGGCCTGGAACGCGGCGCTCGCCTTCGTCTGCGGCGATCCCGTGATCTGGAAGCCGTCGGAGAAGACGCCGCTTTGCGCGCTGGCCGTGGCGAAGATCTTCGAACGTGCCGCGAAGAAATTCGGCGGCGACGCGCCGGAGGGATTGCTGCAGGTCGTGATCGGCGGCCGCGAGACCGGCCAGATCCTGGTCGAAAGCCGCGACGTGCCGATCGTCTCGGCCACGGGCTCGACCGCGATGGGCCGCGCCGTCAGCCCCAGGGTGGCCGAGCGCTTCGGCCGGGCGATCCTCGAGCTCGGCGGCAACAATGCCATGATCGTGGCGCCCTCGGCCGATCTCGAGCTCGCCTTGTGCGCGATCGTGTTCTCGGCCGTCGGTACCGCCGGCCAGCGCTGCACCAGCCTGCGGCGCCTGATCCTGCATGAAAGCGTCCATGACACGCTCCTCCCGCGGCTGACCGCCGTCTATGGCAAGCTGCCGATCGGCGATCCGCTGACGCAGGGCGTGCTGGTCGGCCCGCTGATCGACGCGGCCGCCTTCGCCGGCATGAGCAAGGCGCTGGAACAGGCGAAGAAAGAGGGCGGCACCCTCCATGGCGGCGGCCGGGCGCTGGCCGACCGCTATCCCAACGCACATTACGTTCATCCGGCGATCGTCGAGATGCCGTCGCAGACCGAGATCGTCCGGCACGAGACCTTCGCGCCCATCCTCTATGTGATGAAATACCGCGAGCTGGCCGAGGCGATCGCGCTCCACAACGCGGTGCCGCAGGGCCTCGCCTCCTGCATCTTCTCGACCGACATCCGCGAGACCGAGACCTTCCTGTCGGCGGTGGGCTCGGATTGCGGCATCGCCAACGTCAATATCGGGCCCTCGGGCGCCGAGATCGGCGGGGCCTTCGGCGGCGAGAAGGAGACGGGCGGCGGGCGCGAATCGGGCTCGGATGCCTGGAAAGGCTATATGCGCCGCCAGACCAACACGGTGAACTATTCGCGCGCCCTGCCGCTGGCGCAGGGCATCAAATTCGAGATCTGA
- a CDS encoding ABC-F family ATP-binding cassette domain-containing protein, protein MAPPILILRDIHLTFGGTPLLEGAELALSAGERLCLVGRNGSGKSTLLKIAAGLIQPDGGERFLQPGTTLRYLPQEPDLSGFATTLAYVEAGLAPGDDAYRAKYLLEQLGLTGEESPARLSGGEARRAALARALAPEPDILLLDEPTNHLDLPAIEWLEAELKGARSAQILISHDRRFLETLSQATVWLSDGRARRLDKGFAAFESWRDEILEQEEVARHKLDRKIASEMEWLHRGVTARRKRNQGRLRALFELRKQRRTAKAPAGMTAMEASAGELSGQLVVQARKISKSYGDNPIVRDFSTRIQRGDRVGIIGANGAGKTTLLNLLTGQIAPDSGSVKLGVNLQMVTLDQRRDSLDPAATLATTLTGGRGDTVAIGDRKQHVIGYMKEFLFSPEQANTPVGVLSGGERGRLILARALARPSNLLVLDEPTNDLDLETLDLLQEMLADYDGTVLLVSHDRDFLDRVVTSVIVSEGQGRWAEYAGGYSDMVLQRGSGVEAKAIEKPRRAAREETPRAAPAPRRKLSFKEEHALKALPARMEKLQAEIAKLQGLLADPSLYARDRATFDKATAGLHEREAALAEAEHEWLELELKREEIERA, encoded by the coding sequence ATGGCCCCACCGATCCTGATCCTGCGCGACATCCATCTGACCTTCGGCGGCACGCCGCTGCTCGAGGGCGCCGAGCTGGCCTTGTCGGCGGGCGAGCGGCTCTGCCTGGTGGGCCGCAACGGCTCGGGCAAATCGACGCTGCTCAAGATCGCGGCGGGCCTGATCCAGCCCGATGGCGGCGAGCGCTTCCTGCAGCCGGGCACGACGCTGCGCTACCTGCCGCAGGAGCCCGACCTCTCAGGCTTCGCGACCACGCTCGCCTATGTCGAGGCCGGGCTGGCGCCGGGCGACGATGCCTATCGCGCGAAATACCTGCTGGAGCAGCTGGGCCTCACTGGCGAGGAGAGCCCCGCGCGGCTCTCGGGCGGCGAGGCGCGGCGCGCGGCGCTGGCGCGCGCCCTGGCGCCCGAGCCCGACATCCTGCTGCTCGACGAGCCCACCAACCATCTCGACCTGCCCGCGATCGAATGGCTCGAGGCCGAGCTCAAGGGGGCCCGCTCGGCCCAGATCCTGATCAGCCATGACCGGCGTTTCCTGGAGACGCTGTCGCAAGCGACCGTCTGGCTCAGCGACGGGCGCGCGCGCCGGCTCGACAAGGGCTTCGCCGCCTTCGAGAGCTGGCGCGACGAGATCCTGGAGCAGGAGGAGGTCGCGCGGCACAAGCTCGACCGCAAGATCGCGTCCGAGATGGAGTGGCTGCATCGCGGCGTGACGGCGCGGCGCAAGCGCAACCAGGGCCGTCTGCGGGCCCTGTTCGAGCTGCGCAAGCAGCGCCGCACGGCCAAGGCGCCGGCGGGCATGACGGCGATGGAGGCCAGCGCCGGCGAGCTCTCGGGCCAGCTCGTCGTCCAGGCGCGCAAGATCTCGAAATCCTATGGCGACAATCCGATCGTCCGCGACTTCTCCACCCGCATCCAGCGCGGGGACCGGGTCGGCATCATCGGCGCGAACGGCGCCGGCAAGACCACGCTGCTCAATCTCCTGACCGGGCAGATCGCACCCGACAGCGGCAGCGTGAAGCTCGGCGTCAATCTGCAGATGGTGACGCTCGATCAGCGCCGGGACAGCCTCGACCCGGCCGCGACCCTGGCGACGACCCTCACGGGCGGACGCGGCGACACGGTCGCGATCGGGGACCGCAAGCAGCATGTCATCGGCTATATGAAGGAGTTCCTGTTCTCGCCGGAGCAGGCCAACACGCCGGTCGGCGTCCTTTCGGGCGGCGAGCGCGGGCGGCTCATCCTCGCGCGGGCGCTGGCGCGGCCTTCCAACCTCCTGGTTCTAGACGAGCCCACCAACGATCTCGATCTGGAAACGCTCGATCTCCTGCAGGAGATGCTGGCCGATTATGACGGCACGGTGCTGCTGGTCAGCCATGATCGAGACTTCCTCGACCGCGTCGTGACCTCCGTCATCGTCAGCGAGGGGCAGGGGCGCTGGGCCGAATATGCCGGCGGCTATTCCGACATGGTCCTGCAGCGTGGCAGTGGCGTCGAGGCGAAGGCGATCGAGAAGCCGCGGCGGGCGGCCAGGGAGGAGACGCCGCGCGCGGCGCCCGCCCCGCGGCGCAAGCTCTCCTTCAAGGAGGAGCACGCGCTGAAGGCGCTGCCGGCCCGGATGGAGAAGCTGCAGGCCGAGATCGCGAAGCTGCAGGGGCTGCTGGCCGATCCGTCGCTCTATGCGCGCGATCGCGCGACCTTCGACAAGGCCACGGCGGGCCTGCATGAGCGCGAGGCCGCGCTGGCCGAGGCCGAGCATGAATGGCTCGAGCTGGAGCTCAAGCGCGAAGAGATCGAGAGGGCATGA
- a CDS encoding GIY-YIG nuclease family protein — protein MTPGFVYVLGSRRRRDCRTYVGWTLDLERRLQQHNDGTGAKSTRGRVWVLLYAERCGTGPEAMSREWHLKRDRKFRAMLAGALRS, from the coding sequence ATGACGCCGGGTTTCGTCTATGTCCTGGGCAGCCGCCGCCGGCGCGATTGCCGTACCTATGTCGGCTGGACGCTCGATCTGGAGCGCCGGCTGCAGCAGCATAACGACGGCACCGGCGCCAAATCGACGCGCGGCCGGGTCTGGGTGCTGCTCTATGCCGAACGCTGCGGGACGGGGCCCGAGGCCATGAGCCGCGAATGGCACCTCAAGCGCGACCGCAAGTTCCGCGCCATGCTGGCGGGGGCGCTGAGATCGTGA